A window of the Lactuca sativa cultivar Salinas chromosome 7, Lsat_Salinas_v11, whole genome shotgun sequence genome harbors these coding sequences:
- the LOC111891046 gene encoding stigma-specific STIG1-like protein 1, with protein MKILIILIILLALVINLSATLVDATLVEDEEKDAFPTYGSLRGANRFLAQQSRGLLKCNKNPRLCRVKGSAGPDCCKKKCVNVKTDKQNCGLCGKKCKNQEICCKGKCVNPLADKRNCGGCNNTCKKGNSCVYAMCSYA; from the coding sequence ATGAAAATCTTGATAATCCTGATAATTCTCTTGGCTTTAGTCATCAATCTATCTGCCACACTAGTAGATGCCACACTAGTAgaagatgaggaaaaagatgcTTTTCCTACTTATGGGTCGCTAAGAGGAGCTAATCGGTTCCTTGCACAACAATCGAGGGGCCTGCTGAAATGCAACAAGAATCCAAGACTCTGCAGGGTGAAAGGAAGCGCGGGTCCAGATTGTTGCAAGAAGAAATGTGTAAATGTTAAGACTGATAAACAAAATTGTGGACTTTGTGGGAAGAAATGCAAGAACCAAGAAATCTGCTGCAAGGGAAAATGCGTGAACCCCCTGGCGGACAAGCGTAATTGTGGAGGATGCAACAATACATGCAAGAAAGGGAATTCTTGCGTTTATGCTATGTGTAGTTATGCATAA
- the LOC111891047 gene encoding glutathione S-transferase T3-like, which produces MQPSPPPQPKKKKGKKPARPTTNQERVPWTKEEEEKLAEAWVAASEDPIVGDSQTYGSFWEKVRAIFYELMESEARNADQITSKWRDIRLKCTDFGRIYNNLLNIRKSGSNDFDVFKAAMDQYEKTTPTRKVFPYMKPWLKLKDSPKWKEQTEGSSQSSGSKRSRNPDGASQQSDGRTHIDINDDPIDLETDQPLPRPVGRNKAKKAASTSSNSSVMDMFGDKFDRYVQLQETKAEVMTRMEQKMIEAQTSFQEAQETLQTKTDMEILKMKADDLEGEDLELFLAMKESVRARRRRRG; this is translated from the coding sequence ATGcaaccttcaccaccacctcaaccaaaaaagaaaaaaggaaaaaaaccgGCCCGACCCACTACCAACCAAGAAAGGGTCCCAtggacaaaagaagaagaagaaaagttagCGGAGGCATGGGTGGCGGCTTCCGAAGATCCAATTGTAGGAGATAGCCAGACGTACGGAAGTTTTTGGGAAAAAGTCCGAGCCATTTTTTACGAGTTAATGGAAAGTGAAGCTCGAAATGCCGATCAAATTACGTCGAAATGGCGAGATATTCGATTAAAATGCACCGATTTTGGAAGAATCTACAACAATCTCCTAAACATACGCAAAAGCGGCTCgaacgattttgatgttttcaaggcggCCATGGACCAATATGAAAAAACAACGCCTACACGCAAAGTTTTTCCGTATATGAAGCCGTGGCTAAAATTGAAAGACTCCCCAAAATGGAAAGAGCAAACGGAAGGAAGTTCCCAATCTTCCGGTTCAAAGCGTTCGAGAAACCCCGATGGAGCTTCTCAACAATCGGACGGCCGAACACACATCGACATCAACGACGATCCGATAGATCTTGAAACCGACCAACCTCTTCCTCGGCCTGttggaagaaataaagcaaaaaaagCGGCGTCAACATCTTCGAATTCTAGTGTTATGGATATGTTCGGCGATAAATTTGATCGATATGTGCAGCTTCAGGAAACGAAGGCCGAGGTGATGACTCGGATGGAACAAAAAATGATCGAAGCACAAACATCATTTCAAGAGGCACAAGAGACACTCCAAACAAAAACCGATATGGAAATCTTGAAAATGAAAGCGGACGACCTTGAGGGCGAAGACTTGGAACTTTTTCTAGCAATGAAAGAGTCGGTTCGAGCCCGACGTAGGCGTAGGGGGTAG